In Leucoraja erinacea ecotype New England chromosome 11, Leri_hhj_1, whole genome shotgun sequence, the following are encoded in one genomic region:
- the LOC129701835 gene encoding gamma-aminobutyric acid receptor subunit alpha-1-like isoform X1 — MVSHRYGWRLCGLAMERGAALARCISPTLCLLLLLNAAIRPSLQMSDEAKNNITIFTRILDSLLDGYDNRLRPGLGERITRVKTDIYVTSFGPVSDTDMEYTIDVFFRQSWEDERLKFKGPMTILRLNNLMASRIWTPDTFFHNGKKSVAHNMTMPNKLLRITDDGTLLYTMRLTVRAECPMHLEDFPMDAHACPLKFGSYAYTISEVVYTWTHGASQSVVVAEDGSRLNQYDLMGQSVGKVIIKSSTGEYVVMTAHFHLKRKIGYFVIQTYLPCIMTVILSQVSFWLNRESVPARTVFGVTTVLTMTTLSISARNSLPKVAYATAMDWFIAVCYAFVFSALIEFATVNYFTKRSWAWDGKSLVPEKKKEKEREALLKKNNTYTATSANFVPNIAKDAGLATISKSAAVESKEPKVEQKPPEPVKTFNSVSKIDRLARIAFPLMFGIFNLVYWATYLNREPVIKGDEEHN, encoded by the exons CCTTCAGATGTCGGACGAAGCCAAGAACAACATAACAATCTTCACCAGGATCTTGGACAGTCTTCTAGACGGATATGATAACCGCTTGAGACCAGGACTGGGAG AGCGCATAACAAGAGTCAAGACGGATATCTACGTAACAAGTTTTGGGCCGGTTTCAGACACAGACATG GAATACACAATAGACGTGTTTTTTCGTCAGAGCTGGGAGGATGAGAGGTTGAAATTCAAAGGGCCCATGACCATCCTACGTTTAAATAATTTGATGGCCAGCAGAATATGGACCCCAGATACCTTCTTCCACAATGGGAAGAAATCAGTGGCTCACAACATGACCATGCCCAACAAACTGCTGCGGATAACTGACGATGGAACACTTTTATACACAATGAG GTTGACAGTTCGTGCGGAGTGTCCAATGCATTTGGAAGATTTCCCCATGGATGCCCATGCATGTCCTCTGAAGTTTGGCAGTT ATGCCTACACAATATCGGAGGTGGTGTATACATGGACACATGGAGCTTCCCAATCAGTGGTTGTGGCTGAAGATGGTTCTCGACTCAATCAATATGATTTAATGGGACAAAGCGTTGGCAAAGTCATTATCAAATCTAGTACAG GTGAATATGTGGTTATGACTGCTCACTTTCACTTGAAAAGAAAAATCGGTTACTTCGTAATTCAGACGTATTTGCCGTGCATTATGACAGTCATTCTCTCACAAGTATCATTCTGGTTAAATAGGGAATCTGTCCCTGCAAGAACTGTCTTTG GAGTCACCACTGTATTGACAATGACTACGTTAAGTATCAGTGCCAGGAACTCACTCCCAAAAGTTGCCTATGCAACTGCCATGGACTGGTTCATCGCCGTTTGTTATGCCTTTGTGTTTTCCGCACTGATTGAATTTGCCACCGTGAACTACTTCACAAAGCGGAGCTGGGCCTGGGACGGCAAAAGCTTAGTTCCCGAAAAG aaaaaggaaaaagaacGAGAGGCTCTTTTGAAGAAGAACAACACGTACACAGCAACGTCGGCgaactttgtcccaaacattgcgAAGGACGCAGGTTTAGCGACCATTTCGAAAAGTGCTGCTGTGGAGTCCAAAGAGCCGAAAGTAGAACAAAAGCCTCCAGAACCTGTGAAGACTTTCAACAGCGTTAGTAAAATTGATAGATTAGCCAGAATAGCATTCCCATTAATGTTTGGTATTTTCAATCTGGTTTATTGGGCAACTTACTTGAATAGGGAGCCGGTAATCAAAGGTGACGAAGAACATAACTAG
- the LOC129701835 gene encoding gamma-aminobutyric acid receptor subunit alpha-1-like isoform X2, producing MERGAALARCISPTLCLLLLLNAAIRPSLQMSDEAKNNITIFTRILDSLLDGYDNRLRPGLGERITRVKTDIYVTSFGPVSDTDMEYTIDVFFRQSWEDERLKFKGPMTILRLNNLMASRIWTPDTFFHNGKKSVAHNMTMPNKLLRITDDGTLLYTMRLTVRAECPMHLEDFPMDAHACPLKFGSYAYTISEVVYTWTHGASQSVVVAEDGSRLNQYDLMGQSVGKVIIKSSTGEYVVMTAHFHLKRKIGYFVIQTYLPCIMTVILSQVSFWLNRESVPARTVFGVTTVLTMTTLSISARNSLPKVAYATAMDWFIAVCYAFVFSALIEFATVNYFTKRSWAWDGKSLVPEKKKEKEREALLKKNNTYTATSANFVPNIAKDAGLATISKSAAVESKEPKVEQKPPEPVKTFNSVSKIDRLARIAFPLMFGIFNLVYWATYLNREPVIKGDEEHN from the exons CCTTCAGATGTCGGACGAAGCCAAGAACAACATAACAATCTTCACCAGGATCTTGGACAGTCTTCTAGACGGATATGATAACCGCTTGAGACCAGGACTGGGAG AGCGCATAACAAGAGTCAAGACGGATATCTACGTAACAAGTTTTGGGCCGGTTTCAGACACAGACATG GAATACACAATAGACGTGTTTTTTCGTCAGAGCTGGGAGGATGAGAGGTTGAAATTCAAAGGGCCCATGACCATCCTACGTTTAAATAATTTGATGGCCAGCAGAATATGGACCCCAGATACCTTCTTCCACAATGGGAAGAAATCAGTGGCTCACAACATGACCATGCCCAACAAACTGCTGCGGATAACTGACGATGGAACACTTTTATACACAATGAG GTTGACAGTTCGTGCGGAGTGTCCAATGCATTTGGAAGATTTCCCCATGGATGCCCATGCATGTCCTCTGAAGTTTGGCAGTT ATGCCTACACAATATCGGAGGTGGTGTATACATGGACACATGGAGCTTCCCAATCAGTGGTTGTGGCTGAAGATGGTTCTCGACTCAATCAATATGATTTAATGGGACAAAGCGTTGGCAAAGTCATTATCAAATCTAGTACAG GTGAATATGTGGTTATGACTGCTCACTTTCACTTGAAAAGAAAAATCGGTTACTTCGTAATTCAGACGTATTTGCCGTGCATTATGACAGTCATTCTCTCACAAGTATCATTCTGGTTAAATAGGGAATCTGTCCCTGCAAGAACTGTCTTTG GAGTCACCACTGTATTGACAATGACTACGTTAAGTATCAGTGCCAGGAACTCACTCCCAAAAGTTGCCTATGCAACTGCCATGGACTGGTTCATCGCCGTTTGTTATGCCTTTGTGTTTTCCGCACTGATTGAATTTGCCACCGTGAACTACTTCACAAAGCGGAGCTGGGCCTGGGACGGCAAAAGCTTAGTTCCCGAAAAG aaaaaggaaaaagaacGAGAGGCTCTTTTGAAGAAGAACAACACGTACACAGCAACGTCGGCgaactttgtcccaaacattgcgAAGGACGCAGGTTTAGCGACCATTTCGAAAAGTGCTGCTGTGGAGTCCAAAGAGCCGAAAGTAGAACAAAAGCCTCCAGAACCTGTGAAGACTTTCAACAGCGTTAGTAAAATTGATAGATTAGCCAGAATAGCATTCCCATTAATGTTTGGTATTTTCAATCTGGTTTATTGGGCAACTTACTTGAATAGGGAGCCGGTAATCAAAGGTGACGAAGAACATAACTAG